TCGAAATGGTCGATCAGAGCCCAATTGGCCGCTCGCCGCGCTCTAATCCAGCCACCTATACCAAGGTTTTTGACACAATTCGCGAACTGCTAGCCTCCACACCTCAGGCCCGTCTACGTGGCCTCAAGCCAGGCTACTTTTCGTTTAACGTGCCCGGCGGCCGTTGTGAAGTGTGCCAAGGGGAGGGCTTTGTGCGCGTCGAGATGCAGTTTCTGGCTGATTTGTACTTAGAATGCGAGGCCTGCCACGGCACACGCTATAAGCAGGACGTGCTCGAAATCCACTACCGTGGCAAAAACGTACATGACATCCTCAACCTAACCGTAGATGAAGCCCTGGTGTTTTTTGCCGATGTGCCCGAGATTGCCAACCGCCTCCGGGTGCTCGAGGAAATCGGTCTAGGGTACTTGAAACTAGGGCAGCCAGCAACCACGCTCTCTGGCGGCGAGGCGCAGCGCATTAAACTGGCGGCCCATCTGGACAGCGCCAACCGCGAACGCGTGCTGTACATCCTCGATGAGCCTACCACCGGGCTGCACTTTGACGACGTGCGCAAGCTGCTGGTTGCTTTAAACCGCCTTGTTGATGCCGGGCACTCGGTGATTGTCGTAGAGCATAACCTAGATGTCATCAAATGTGCCGACTGGGTGATCGACTTGGGACCTGAAGGAGGCCACCGAGGAGGCTTTATTGTGGCCGAAGGCACACCCGAGCAAATCGCCAGCCATCCCGAAAGCCACACCGGCCGCTTCCTGCGCGAAGTGCTGTAAACGCCAATAACCACGCGCTGTGCGATAGGTCGAGAAAAGCTCAAAACCAATCGATTCCTTTTCTCAAAGCTACTGGGCATGCACCCCGCTTGCGCATGAAATGCCCAGGTTTGACCAACGCACGCGTTTCGCCGGCCGCCGATGCTAGCCAAATGGCGGAGGATCGCTCCAGGGCCAGCGACGCGCTTCTGGGCTATTTGGGTAGCGCCTCAGCAAGGCAGACAGGTCTTGGCGAAACTGCCTGCTGTCGCCACCGGAGTTCAAGTACCGGGCTATGGCCCACCAAAGCATAGCTTGGGCAGCCAAGGGGTGATCCGGAAAGCGCTCCAGTGCTTCGTTAAGCAGCGCAATCGCCTCTGGGTAACGGCCGCGAGGTACAAGCTCTTTAGCCCTACCCAAGCGTAATACAAGCCAAAAGTCCTCTGGGGGCAGATAGCCCAGCTCTACATGGTGCGCTGCGCCACGCACATCGAGCACATAAAACGAAGGCGTCCAGACAGCCGCATACCGCACACGCACCAACCGATCTCGCTGAATGTCCTGCCGTAACAAGATAAATCCTTCGGTCAGCTCAGCCTGCACGGCAGCGTCGCGGTAGGTAATGGCCTCCATTTTCGCACAGCCTGCGCATTCTTCCCGTACGAACATTAGCAGCACAGGCTGGCGCCTTTGGCGCGCTGCAACTAAGGCCTGCTCGAAGTCTTCTAACCAAAAAAGCGATTCACTCATCCTGTAGCCCGCTTTTGGGGAGCTTGAAGCCTCTTAGATCGTTTGTGGGTTGACGTCCGCTTTTTGTAGGCACAGCTTCAAAATATGAAACGGTTGCAAGAAAAAGCGACGCTAGGTGGGGGATGCTTCTGGTGCCTAGAGGCTGCCTTTTTGGAGCTGCGTGGTGTAATCGATGTAGTGCCCGGCTATGCCGGTGGCCACGTGCCTAATCCTACCTATGAACAAGTGTGCACAGGTACGACGGGTCATGCCGAGGTGGTACAGATTACGTTCGACCCTGAGGAGCTTTCCTATGCAGATCTGCTGCACATTTTTTTTGCCCTGCACGATCCAACCACACCCAATCGACAGGGAAACGACGTTGGTCCCCAATACCGCTCCATCATCCTTTATCATGACGCAATTCAGCACCAAACTGCTCAGGCGCTCATTCAAGAGCTAGAAAACTCCAGGACCTATGCTTTGCCTATCGTAACCGAAGTGCGGCCTTTTACGGCCTTTTATCCAGCCGAGCCTTATCACCATCGGTACTACCAGCGCCATCCTTGGCAACCCTACTGTCAAGTCGTGATTGCCCCAAAGCTGGCCAAGCTGCGTCGCCAATTTGCCCAGCGTCTTGCCAAGCCTTTCTCCTAACGCGTCCGTGTTACTTTTGCGCTTCTTGCAGCGGCTTTTCTCAAGCCCCTTGTATCCCGAAGGGGTGAGCTTTTGGTGAATTCACGATTTTAGCCAGCTTTGAGGGGGAGGGTTACTGAATCTACGCTCGGATCGATCCGTTTGGTGTCCGATGTGGCCAGAGGGGATTTAGGCAGTGGCAAGCTGGCCAGAAAATAAGGGTTTGGAAGCGTTCATGGTCTATATGCCCACGTACCTAACGCGCCCATACAAAAAACAGGTGCACGTCGATGCTCCGCGGATTGCCCTTTTCACGGGTGCTTACAACCATATTGCTGACGGCGTTTCGCGTACACTGAACCGGCTGGTTGCTTATCTCGAACGTCGCGGGGCCTCGGTATTCGTTTTTGCACCGACGATCCCCAACCCTCCAGTAAAACATGCCGGGACGTTGGTCCCCGTGCCTTCTATTCCGGTGCCCGGCCGCTCAGAGTATCGCATCAGTCTTGGGCTTACTGCCCGCCACCGCCGTCTGCTGAAAACATTTCAGCCCGACCTTATCCATATTGCAACACCTGACTTTCTTGGTTTTCAGGCGCTTTGGTGGGCTCGGCGGCAGCAAATCCCTGTTGTAGCCTCTTACCACACCCATTTTAATGCTTATTTGCGGTATTACCATCTCAACTGGTCGGAGCAGTTGTTGTGGGCTTATTTGCGGTGGTTTTATCGTCAGTGTCGCCAAGTTTACGTGCCCTCTACGTCGATCTTGGAAATTCTTCAGGCCCAAGGCTTAAGCCAGAATTTACTTTTGTGGGAGCGCG
This Rhodothermus bifroesti DNA region includes the following protein-coding sequences:
- a CDS encoding tetratricopeptide repeat protein translates to MSESLFWLEDFEQALVAARQRRQPVLLMFVREECAGCAKMEAITYRDAAVQAELTEGFILLRQDIQRDRLVRVRYAAVWTPSFYVLDVRGAAHHVELGYLPPEDFWLVLRLGRAKELVPRGRYPEAIALLNEALERFPDHPLAAQAMLWWAIARYLNSGGDSRQFRQDLSALLRRYPNSPEARRWPWSDPPPFG
- the msrA gene encoding peptide-methionine (S)-S-oxide reductase MsrA, whose translation is MKRLQEKATLGGGCFWCLEAAFLELRGVIDVVPGYAGGHVPNPTYEQVCTGTTGHAEVVQITFDPEELSYADLLHIFFALHDPTTPNRQGNDVGPQYRSIILYHDAIQHQTAQALIQELENSRTYALPIVTEVRPFTAFYPAEPYHHRYYQRHPWQPYCQVVIAPKLAKLRRQFAQRLAKPFS